One Vallitalea pronyensis genomic region harbors:
- a CDS encoding monomethylamine:corrinoid methyltransferase — MHYLEWVERAHNGEKMTKEQWDVEYVVMKIMDLVMKYELKYHEDIIIPTDEKQIKNTFLAAKELLADIGLYYISDGKRFLVKMEEIEEALINAKTELVMGEGKDAVTLFTRKPEDTSYPLVWAGNPGCPTPEELFKPTVMSWAKEDVVDLITCGSLTTIDGYKVVNNEASELLAVRRELDLLREATREVGREGMGMLAAESAVSEVGDLAAIGPTRLRPCDSHLTVMSNELAIDRDNMVRAASNIDYGMRNAGLTCSMVGGFGGDPAGSAVLMLASMMANNLICRADYHLCHPIDIRHVSTSTRGCMYVHSMACQAFATYAPQIIFCDVYPKSGALTKELLYEVAANAVTATVSGGHLEGVGAADGLVPHGTGLEVRLLGEVGRAVVDNKLTREQANTLVLKLLAKYEHVFTMEEGNPGKPFNEAYNIDTIEPVDEWLMMYEHIKKDLNDLGLVL; from the coding sequence ATGCATTATTTAGAATGGGTAGAAAGAGCTCACAATGGTGAAAAGATGACCAAAGAACAATGGGATGTGGAATATGTTGTCATGAAGATCATGGACTTGGTGATGAAATATGAATTAAAATACCACGAAGACATCATTATTCCAACGGATGAAAAACAAATTAAAAATACGTTTTTAGCTGCGAAGGAATTATTGGCAGATATTGGTCTATATTATATCAGTGACGGCAAGCGCTTTTTAGTTAAAATGGAAGAAATTGAAGAAGCATTAATAAATGCTAAAACAGAGCTTGTTATGGGTGAAGGGAAAGATGCAGTCACATTGTTTACCAGAAAACCAGAAGATACAAGCTATCCATTAGTGTGGGCGGGTAATCCTGGATGCCCAACACCTGAAGAACTCTTTAAACCAACAGTTATGAGTTGGGCTAAGGAAGATGTTGTTGATTTAATTACATGTGGTTCTTTAACAACAATAGACGGCTATAAAGTTGTTAATAATGAAGCATCTGAATTATTAGCTGTTCGAAGAGAGTTGGATTTATTACGTGAAGCCACCAGGGAAGTTGGTCGTGAAGGTATGGGCATGTTAGCTGCAGAAAGTGCAGTTTCAGAAGTTGGGGATTTAGCCGCTATAGGACCCACTCGGCTAAGACCCTGTGATAGCCATTTAACGGTTATGTCCAATGAATTAGCCATTGATCGAGATAACATGGTCCGTGCAGCAAGTAACATTGATTACGGTATGCGAAATGCAGGGCTTACGTGTTCAATGGTTGGAGGATTTGGTGGCGATCCTGCTGGTTCAGCCGTTTTAATGCTTGCTTCTATGATGGCCAATAATCTAATATGTCGAGCAGATTACCATCTGTGCCATCCCATAGATATAAGACATGTATCCACATCAACGAGAGGATGTATGTATGTACATAGTATGGCTTGTCAAGCTTTTGCAACGTATGCACCCCAAATTATTTTTTGCGATGTCTACCCAAAAAGTGGTGCTTTAACAAAAGAGCTCTTATATGAAGTCGCTGCAAATGCAGTAACAGCTACGGTATCAGGAGGGCATCTAGAAGGTGTAGGTGCGGCTGATGGTTTGGTTCCTCATGGTACAGGACTTGAAGTAAGGTTATTAGGAGAAGTGGGACGAGCTGTAGTGGATAATAAACTAACACGTGAACAGGCAAATACACTTGTATTGAAGTTATTAGCCAAGTATGAGCATGTCTTTACCATGGAAGAGGGGAATCCTGGGAAACCATTTAATGAAGCATACAATATAGACACAATAGAGCCCGTTGATGAGTGGCTTATGATGTATGAGCATATTAAGAAAGATTTAAATGATTTAGGTCTTGTCCTTTAA
- a CDS encoding AraC family transcriptional regulator — translation MEILYKNEQPFMEFSEAINHGNTRMDASHFHSTYEIYYLQKGYCDYFIENKLYHVEAGDVVLIHKHLLHKTHYPKAMDTKRLLVNFDDKYIATQHSEDIQWLLACFKRDNPIIRFHQQDNKHKLMQLFSELVILSTRQPDGYRFQLETCFHQLLILISKGHKDDYISPKHPSDIEKKMLDIAQYIHSHYINDIRLAELAKTFFISPHYLSHKFKAVTGFSITDYIHSIRIKRTQELLINTNKKIIDISQACGFGSVSQFQRVFHKYCHMTPRQFRKINSR, via the coding sequence TTGGAAATTTTGTATAAAAACGAACAACCTTTCATGGAATTTAGTGAAGCCATTAATCATGGTAATACCCGTATGGATGCAAGTCATTTTCATTCAACCTATGAAATATATTATTTACAAAAAGGTTACTGTGATTATTTTATTGAGAATAAACTGTATCATGTAGAAGCAGGGGATGTGGTGCTCATTCATAAACATCTTTTACATAAAACCCATTATCCCAAGGCAATGGACACAAAGCGTTTATTGGTGAACTTTGATGATAAGTACATAGCCACACAACATTCAGAGGATATACAGTGGCTATTGGCTTGTTTTAAGCGTGATAATCCCATCATTCGGTTTCATCAGCAAGATAATAAACATAAATTGATGCAACTATTTTCAGAACTAGTTATCTTGAGTACCAGGCAACCTGATGGTTATAGATTTCAATTGGAAACATGTTTTCATCAATTGCTTATTTTAATCAGTAAAGGCCATAAAGACGATTATATTTCTCCAAAACACCCCAGTGATATAGAAAAGAAGATGCTTGATATAGCCCAGTATATTCATAGTCATTATATTAATGATATTCGTTTGGCAGAACTTGCAAAAACATTTTTTATTAGTCCACACTATCTATCCCATAAATTTAAAGCAGTAACAGGTTTTTCCATAACAGATTATATTCATTCTATCCGTATAAAAAGAACACAAGAATTATTAATTAACACCAATAAAAAAATAATTGATATTAGTCAAGCATGTGGGTTTGGGAGCGTATCACAATTTCAACGTGTATTCCATAAATATTGTCATATGACACCTCGCCAATTTCGTAAAATTAACAGCAGGTAG
- a CDS encoding Gfo/Idh/MocA family protein, with product MFITRKDTKIMKKYAIVGLGGRARFFYEALIQDYAETTEIVGLCDINLTRMHVTNKRMVELGGKKVPTYKHNAFDQMIKETQPDCIIVTTVDRTHHHYIIRAMELGCDVITEKPMTVDEDKCQDIINVQKKTGKSLRVSFNYRYAPLNSKIRELIMNDTIGKVNAIHFEWLLNTRHGADYFRRWHRDKRNSGGLLVHKSTHHFDLVNFWLHSQPDTVFAFGDLMFYGRENAENRGVEHFYYRAHDSEYAKNDPFALHMKDSSNLKELYLDAEQEDGYLRDQSVFGDGISIEDTMSVLVRYKNKALLTYSLTAYSPWEGYRVNFTGDKGRLEVTSIEDVYVNGQGDASKEGVLKGMSITVYPQFGEAYTLEMPIQLGGHGGGDPALLKDLFSEKAGEDPLKRAATHEDGAMSILTGIAANKSIASGMPIKVNQLIQF from the coding sequence GTGTTTATAACAAGAAAGGATACTAAAATTATGAAGAAATATGCCATTGTTGGTTTAGGTGGGCGAGCTCGTTTCTTTTATGAAGCACTCATACAAGATTATGCTGAAACTACTGAAATTGTAGGGTTATGTGATATCAATCTTACAAGGATGCATGTAACAAACAAACGCATGGTTGAATTAGGTGGAAAAAAAGTCCCAACCTATAAACATAATGCTTTTGATCAAATGATTAAGGAGACACAACCAGATTGTATCATTGTAACAACTGTTGACCGGACCCATCACCATTATATTATCCGTGCAATGGAGCTAGGATGTGATGTCATCACAGAAAAGCCCATGACCGTTGACGAAGATAAATGTCAAGACATTATAAATGTGCAGAAAAAAACAGGAAAAAGTCTACGGGTAAGCTTTAATTATCGCTATGCCCCACTTAATTCAAAAATCAGAGAATTAATCATGAATGATACCATTGGTAAAGTTAATGCCATACACTTTGAATGGTTACTAAACACTCGTCATGGTGCTGATTATTTTAGACGATGGCACCGTGATAAACGAAACAGCGGTGGTTTACTCGTGCACAAGTCAACCCATCATTTTGATTTGGTTAATTTTTGGCTCCACTCTCAACCCGATACTGTATTTGCTTTTGGTGACCTTATGTTTTACGGAAGAGAAAATGCTGAAAATCGTGGTGTAGAACATTTCTATTATCGTGCTCATGACTCTGAATATGCTAAAAACGACCCATTTGCCCTACATATGAAAGACAGTTCTAATCTAAAAGAACTTTATTTAGATGCTGAACAAGAAGATGGTTATTTAAGGGATCAAAGCGTATTTGGGGATGGTATTAGTATTGAAGATACCATGAGTGTACTGGTACGTTATAAAAACAAAGCACTACTTACCTATTCCTTAACAGCTTATTCCCCATGGGAAGGCTACCGTGTAAACTTTACAGGTGATAAAGGTCGTCTTGAAGTGACATCCATTGAAGATGTCTACGTGAATGGTCAAGGTGATGCTTCCAAAGAAGGTGTTTTAAAAGGTATGTCCATTACAGTATATCCTCAGTTTGGTGAAGCATACACCCTTGAGATGCCCATACAATTAGGTGGCCATGGTGGCGGCGATCCCGCCTTATTAAAAGATCTATTTAGTGAAAAAGCTGGTGAAGACCCGTTGAAAAGAGCTGCCACCCATGAAGATGGGGCTATGTCTATACTCACAGGTATTGCTGCTAATAAATCCATTGCTAGTGGTATGCCCATAAAGGTTAATCAGCTGATTCAGTTTTAA
- a CDS encoding methyltransferase domain-containing protein, with translation MHDWNPNLYLKFEKERTQPVIDLISRIELDQPNRILDIGCGPGNSTRKLQKRWPDAMIVGLDSSANMIEKARKASPDIQWIHADANGDLSTLGTWDVVFSNAAIQWMPNHELLIPKLFSLVNPAGALAIQIPEVSKMPMQLAIEETAASKKWQHISIEGDTFTLNEADYYYDLLNKLSDEVYIWETHYYHVMENHQQIIDWYTSTGMKPYLDRLSQDSDKKEFAKDVLKIIKNAYNIQNDGRVLFPFKRVFFIATKHE, from the coding sequence ATGCATGATTGGAATCCTAATCTTTATTTAAAGTTTGAAAAAGAAAGAACACAACCGGTTATTGATTTGATTTCTAGAATAGAACTTGATCAACCCAATCGTATATTGGATATTGGGTGTGGACCAGGCAATAGTACACGTAAACTTCAAAAACGATGGCCAGATGCAATGATTGTAGGGCTTGATAGTTCAGCCAATATGATAGAAAAAGCACGAAAAGCGTCACCAGATATTCAGTGGATTCATGCTGATGCCAACGGTGATTTATCCACTTTAGGTACATGGGATGTGGTGTTTTCTAATGCAGCAATTCAGTGGATGCCTAATCATGAGTTATTGATCCCTAAACTATTTTCCCTGGTTAATCCCGCAGGTGCATTAGCTATCCAAATTCCTGAAGTTAGTAAGATGCCCATGCAACTGGCTATTGAGGAAACAGCTGCTAGCAAGAAATGGCAGCATATTAGTATTGAAGGGGACACGTTCACTTTAAATGAAGCAGATTATTATTATGATTTACTTAACAAGCTAAGTGATGAAGTATACATATGGGAAACCCATTATTACCATGTGATGGAAAATCATCAACAAATTATTGATTGGTACACATCTACAGGTATGAAACCTTATCTAGACCGTCTTAGTCAAGATTCAGATAAAAAAGAGTTTGCTAAAGATGTACTTAAGATAATAAAAAATGCCTATAACATACAAAATGATGGACGTGTATTATTTCCATTTAAACGGGTATTTTTTATAGCTACTAAACATGAGTAA
- a CDS encoding Crp/Fnr family transcriptional regulator: MKLIKMLQKSEIFSGIGSEDIEQLLQSIHYQMKTYEKGEIVALEGEKATHVDIVIQGEIAINKLYEDGKQVHIKKMSSGNLIGFALVYSDDPVYANTLVASGKTEIMRISHEDMRHLCEKNATFLHNFIRLISNQVVYLSERIKLANYSTIRKKIIDLILKLHRQQGSYFIQLGMTRKKMAESLGVSRPALSQEMIHMKKEGLIDYANQYIEILDYQSLVDMLN, translated from the coding sequence ATGAAATTAATAAAAATGCTTCAAAAAAGTGAGATTTTTTCGGGTATAGGTAGTGAGGATATTGAACAGTTACTGCAGTCAATTCACTATCAAATGAAAACATATGAAAAAGGTGAAATTGTTGCACTTGAAGGTGAGAAGGCTACACATGTTGACATTGTCATTCAGGGAGAAATAGCCATTAATAAACTATATGAAGATGGCAAACAAGTTCATATTAAGAAAATGTCTTCTGGGAATTTAATTGGTTTTGCTTTGGTTTATTCCGATGATCCTGTCTATGCAAACACCTTAGTAGCAAGTGGTAAAACAGAAATTATGCGTATATCCCATGAAGATATGCGTCACCTATGTGAGAAAAATGCTACATTCTTACATAATTTCATCCGACTTATATCCAATCAAGTGGTGTATTTAAGCGAACGCATAAAGCTGGCTAATTACAGTACCATACGAAAGAAAATAATTGATTTAATACTGAAATTACACCGGCAGCAAGGTAGCTATTTTATTCAATTAGGTATGACAAGAAAGAAAATGGCAGAATCCTTGGGGGTTTCAAGACCTGCTTTATCACAAGAGATGATTCATATGAAAAAAGAAGGGTTAATTGATTATGCAAATCAGTATATTGAGATTCTAGATTATCAAAGTCTAGTGGATATGCTAAATTAA
- a CDS encoding tyrosine-type recombinase/integrase: protein MELEPNIFDIISLNKKYMNYLKINRLSEATKKNYQVTLNQFSNYIIENKGSHYVEEDQLKDIIEGFLSALDTDTRQYKTRSINAKRNALTGLFKYANEEEIIQVSVSHKLKALKIDTTQEKPILRKHEIDKVLKLLDQEASHTHQETYETLEDQYYQVYYKIRNRFLIHLFLYTGLRISEAAKVMWDDFNLDSKLLTITGKGNKTRWVPLNSQLMFAFFKYKTAIDRLGKTIVSEALKMNPSLFHSKYLFPSLYRQGQDTPLTTRRIAIIIEDILERTGINGTRNYEKKITPHSLRHTFATYLLDSGVPVRIVSDILGHRRTSTTFDNYIQIINKNRMFDEIEKLNY, encoded by the coding sequence ATGGAGCTAGAACCAAATATTTTTGATATTATATCTCTTAATAAGAAATATATGAACTATCTGAAAATTAATCGTCTTTCTGAGGCCACAAAGAAAAATTACCAAGTGACCTTGAACCAATTTTCCAATTACATCATAGAAAATAAAGGCAGTCATTATGTGGAGGAAGACCAACTAAAAGACATTATAGAAGGATTTCTATCAGCATTAGATACGGATACACGTCAATACAAAACGAGAAGCATTAATGCCAAGCGGAATGCTTTGACTGGACTGTTTAAGTATGCCAATGAAGAGGAAATTATTCAGGTAAGTGTTAGTCATAAGCTAAAAGCATTAAAAATTGATACCACCCAAGAAAAACCAATCTTGCGAAAACATGAAATTGACAAGGTATTAAAACTTTTAGATCAAGAGGCAAGCCATACCCATCAAGAAACGTATGAAACCTTAGAAGATCAATACTATCAGGTCTATTATAAAATACGCAATCGTTTCTTGATTCATCTATTTCTTTACACGGGACTTCGTATATCTGAAGCAGCGAAAGTCATGTGGGATGATTTCAATCTGGATAGCAAGTTGTTAACCATAACAGGAAAAGGCAATAAAACCAGGTGGGTGCCTCTTAACAGTCAACTTATGTTTGCATTTTTTAAGTATAAAACAGCAATTGACAGGTTAGGGAAGACCATTGTAAGTGAAGCATTAAAGATGAATCCATCACTTTTTCATAGTAAATATCTGTTCCCATCCTTGTATCGTCAAGGACAGGATACACCTCTAACAACGAGACGTATAGCCATTATTATTGAAGACATCCTTGAACGTACGGGTATTAATGGTACAAGGAATTATGAAAAGAAAATCACCCCCCATAGCCTTAGACATACTTTCGCAACCTACCTGCTAGACAGTGGTGTACCTGTTAGAATCGTTAGTGATATTCTAGGGCATCGTCGTACCAGTACTACTTTTGATAATTATATTCAGATCATCAATAAAAATAGAATGTTTGATGAGATTGAAAAATTGAATTATTGA
- a CDS encoding RluA family pseudouridine synthase, which produces MNAFKFVAQSEDVGKRIDKYLSEVLPDYSRSFIQRMVKDQQVSINKKPIKSNYKLRVGDIIALNIPAPKALDIPAENIPLDILYEDKDVLLVNKPQGMVVHPAPGHHTGTLVNAIMYHCQDDLSGINGIMRPGIVHRIDKDTSGVLIVCKNDLAHASIAEQLKNHSITRKYNAIVYNHVKDDEGVINAPIGRHPVNRKQMAINTKQGKEAVTHYRVLERINQYTYVELQLETGRTHQIRVHMTSIHHPLLGDPVYGPKNNRFKLKGQALHARILGFIHPTTQEYMAFEAPLPNYFTSLLEKLRR; this is translated from the coding sequence ATGAATGCTTTTAAGTTTGTTGCCCAGTCGGAAGATGTGGGGAAGCGTATTGATAAATATTTATCCGAAGTATTACCTGACTATTCAAGGTCTTTTATACAACGGATGGTTAAAGACCAGCAGGTGTCCATTAATAAGAAACCGATTAAATCCAATTATAAATTAAGAGTTGGCGATATTATTGCGTTAAATATACCAGCACCAAAAGCATTAGATATACCTGCTGAAAACATACCACTGGATATACTCTATGAGGATAAAGACGTACTTTTGGTTAACAAGCCTCAAGGCATGGTGGTTCACCCGGCGCCTGGTCACCACACAGGAACCCTTGTCAATGCAATTATGTACCATTGCCAAGATGATCTGTCAGGTATTAATGGCATTATGCGACCAGGTATTGTTCATCGTATTGATAAAGATACATCCGGTGTTCTGATTGTTTGCAAAAATGACTTGGCTCATGCATCTATAGCGGAACAACTAAAAAACCACTCCATAACCAGGAAATACAACGCTATTGTATATAATCATGTAAAGGACGATGAAGGTGTCATTAATGCGCCTATAGGCCGACATCCTGTTAATCGAAAGCAAATGGCCATTAACACGAAACAAGGCAAAGAAGCGGTTACCCATTATCGCGTATTGGAAAGAATCAATCAGTATACCTATGTGGAACTTCAATTAGAAACAGGGCGAACACATCAGATAAGGGTCCATATGACAAGTATACATCATCCCTTATTAGGTGATCCTGTATATGGTCCCAAAAATAATCGTTTTAAGTTAAAGGGACAAGCACTTCATGCAAGAATTCTAGGTTTTATCCATCCAACAACCCAAGAATACATGGCGTTTGAAGCACCGTTGCCCAATTATTTTACAAGTCTATTGGAAAAACTAAGAAGATAA
- a CDS encoding tagaturonate reductase gives MRLSSKHINRIKRPERILQFGEGNFLRAFTDWMIHKINQEALFNGHIVVVQPIEKGLIDILNEQDGLYTLYLKGIQNGQCIQEHLCIDAISRAINPYGDYDAFLKTATLEEMRFVISNTTEAGIYYEEADQLTDTPQKSYPGKLTAWLYHRYQYFQGDCSKGMVIIPCELIDKNAEKLKKIIMKLAAQWQLEYGFMDWLEKANTFCNSLVDRIVPGYPRERIDEINIKLGYEDKLVVEGEPFHLWVIEAPEELERELPLNRTDLQVLFVKDLTPYRTRKVRILNGAHTSMVPIGYLYGLRTVRACVEDQVIGQYVRNTIFEEIIPTLTLPYEALEAFANDVMERFKNPYIQHYLMGISLNAMSKYKTRVLPSLITYYQQKHELPKRLVMALAAYICFYKGKYANETIELQDEQWVLDFYSEQWKKEPTTIEDYKNMVVQILNNEKLWGRKLSEIDGLEDLLAHYVQIIYEKGIHEIVDNL, from the coding sequence ATGAGATTATCAAGCAAACATATCAACAGAATTAAACGACCAGAACGAATATTGCAATTTGGTGAGGGTAATTTTTTACGGGCATTTACAGATTGGATGATTCATAAGATAAATCAAGAAGCCTTGTTTAATGGTCACATTGTCGTTGTTCAACCAATTGAAAAGGGTTTGATTGATATACTTAATGAACAGGATGGGTTGTATACACTGTATCTAAAAGGAATTCAAAATGGTCAATGCATCCAGGAGCATCTATGTATTGATGCCATAAGCAGAGCTATAAATCCTTATGGTGATTATGATGCCTTCTTAAAAACAGCTACCCTTGAAGAGATGCGTTTTGTGATATCCAATACCACAGAGGCGGGTATCTATTATGAGGAAGCTGACCAGTTAACTGATACACCACAAAAAAGCTATCCAGGAAAGCTGACAGCATGGTTATATCATAGATACCAATATTTCCAAGGTGATTGCAGCAAAGGAATGGTGATTATCCCCTGTGAATTAATTGATAAAAATGCAGAAAAACTGAAAAAGATCATCATGAAGCTTGCAGCACAATGGCAGCTAGAATATGGATTTATGGACTGGTTAGAGAAGGCTAATACATTTTGCAACTCACTGGTTGATCGTATTGTTCCTGGATACCCTCGAGAACGAATAGATGAAATAAACATAAAATTAGGTTATGAAGATAAGTTAGTTGTAGAAGGAGAACCTTTTCATCTATGGGTAATTGAAGCTCCAGAAGAATTAGAAAGAGAATTACCACTGAATAGGACAGATTTACAAGTGCTGTTTGTAAAAGATCTCACGCCTTATCGAACACGAAAAGTAAGGATACTTAATGGTGCCCATACTTCTATGGTACCTATTGGGTATCTCTATGGTCTAAGAACAGTGAGAGCATGTGTAGAAGATCAGGTAATTGGTCAGTATGTTCGTAATACCATATTTGAAGAGATTATACCTACATTAACCTTACCCTATGAGGCGTTAGAAGCTTTTGCAAATGATGTTATGGAACGTTTTAAAAACCCCTACATACAACATTATCTCATGGGTATATCCCTTAATGCCATGTCTAAGTATAAGACACGCGTATTGCCATCACTTATAACCTATTATCAACAAAAACATGAATTGCCAAAACGACTCGTTATGGCACTGGCTGCCTATATTTGCTTTTACAAAGGAAAATACGCAAATGAAACAATAGAGCTACAAGATGAGCAGTGGGTATTAGATTTTTACAGTGAGCAATGGAAAAAAGAGCCAACAACCATAGAGGACTATAAAAACATGGTAGTTCAGATACTGAACAACGAAAAACTATGGGGACGAAAACTCAGTGAAATAGATGGTTTAGAAGATTTACTTGCTCATTATGTACAGATTATATATGAAAAAGGGATACATGAAATCGTTGATAACTTATAG
- a CDS encoding UxaA family hydrolase, protein MQYIKIHEDDNVVVALEDMDKGTLIGNGVYLQESIGRGHKVAINDIAQGDLVIKYGYTIGYTTLPIKKGEWVHTHNLQTCLEGSVSYTYHQQLICLPESNRRLTYQGYLRNNGDVGIRNELWIVPTVSCVNGIADNIIRLFKEEVSPIYAEAITAQKHPYGCSQMGKDHDDTVTILRDLVRHPNAGGVLVLGLGCENNTMDVFKEGLGDYDKQRVKFMVCQDVEDEYQEGVNLLKILHEQMKDDKREEVPLSTLKVGLKCGGSDGLSGITANPLVGKFSDFLVSQGGTTILTEVPEMFGAETILMNRARNKEIYEKIVSLIQDFKNYYMQYHQPIYENPSPGNKKGGISTLEDKSLGCVQKGGTAMVEDVLKYGERIKIQGLNLLSAPGNDLVATTALGASGCQMVLFTTGRGTPFGGFIPTVKISTNTALYRKKKHWVDFDAGELMEGKTLDKMLDAFITYLIDVASGKLVEHEEQHIRDMAIFKTGVTL, encoded by the coding sequence ATGCAATACATAAAGATTCATGAGGATGACAATGTTGTTGTTGCTTTAGAAGATATGGATAAGGGAACACTTATCGGCAATGGGGTTTATTTGCAAGAGTCCATTGGCAGAGGTCATAAAGTTGCTATTAACGATATAGCTCAGGGAGACTTAGTCATAAAATATGGTTATACTATTGGCTATACAACCCTACCAATAAAAAAAGGGGAATGGGTACATACACATAACTTACAAACATGTCTGGAAGGCAGCGTAAGCTATACATATCATCAACAGCTTATATGTTTACCCGAAAGCAATAGAAGGTTGACGTATCAAGGATACCTTCGGAATAATGGCGACGTGGGTATTCGCAATGAGTTATGGATCGTACCCACAGTCAGTTGTGTTAATGGGATAGCAGATAATATCATTCGTTTATTCAAAGAAGAAGTGAGCCCCATCTATGCAGAAGCAATTACCGCTCAAAAACATCCCTATGGGTGTTCACAGATGGGTAAAGACCATGATGATACAGTAACCATCCTTCGTGATCTCGTACGGCATCCTAATGCTGGCGGTGTACTTGTGCTAGGTTTAGGATGTGAAAACAATACCATGGACGTATTCAAAGAAGGTCTTGGGGATTATGATAAGCAAAGGGTTAAATTTATGGTATGTCAAGATGTAGAAGATGAATATCAAGAAGGTGTCAATTTGCTTAAGATACTTCATGAACAGATGAAGGATGATAAGCGTGAAGAAGTGCCTTTGTCTACACTGAAAGTGGGGTTAAAATGTGGGGGTTCCGATGGGCTATCGGGTATAACGGCTAACCCTCTTGTTGGTAAGTTCTCAGATTTTTTAGTCAGTCAAGGGGGTACAACCATTCTAACAGAAGTACCTGAGATGTTTGGAGCAGAAACAATCTTAATGAATCGTGCCAGAAATAAGGAGATATATGAAAAAATAGTATCTCTTATACAAGATTTCAAAAATTATTATATGCAGTATCATCAACCCATATATGAAAACCCTTCACCTGGTAATAAGAAAGGGGGTATATCGACTTTGGAAGATAAATCCCTAGGATGTGTCCAAAAAGGTGGGACAGCAATGGTTGAAGATGTATTAAAGTATGGAGAACGCATCAAGATACAAGGGCTTAATCTGTTATCTGCTCCTGGTAATGATTTAGTTGCCACAACAGCATTAGGTGCTTCAGGATGTCAGATGGTACTCTTTACAACGGGTAGAGGTACACCTTTTGGTGGCTTCATACCGACAGTTAAGATTTCAACCAATACGGCCTTGTACAGGAAAAAGAAACACTGGGTTGATTTTGATGCTGGCGAACTTATGGAAGGTAAGACTTTAGACAAGATGTTAGATGCTTTTATAACATATCTCATAGATGTGGCATCTGGGAAGCTTGTTGAACATGAAGAACAGCATATTCGAGATATGGCTATATTCAAGACAGGTGTAACCTTATAA
- the lspA gene encoding signal peptidase II produces MILMIISVILLVALDQYTKYLTVLHIPRNDYIPIIGDVFGLSYVKNTGAAFGSLQGNWWFFIIITTIILIIMIYVYTKIPKHKRYNPIRVTLILIIAGAIGNYIDRIRLTYVVDMLYVKLINFPVFNAADSYVVVGAILLAILMLFKYKEEDFSFLKRSKE; encoded by the coding sequence ATGATACTCATGATAATAAGTGTTATATTATTGGTGGCACTTGATCAATACACCAAGTATTTAACGGTTCTTCACATTCCTAGAAATGATTACATCCCAATAATTGGCGATGTATTTGGTCTATCTTATGTAAAAAATACAGGGGCGGCTTTTGGAAGTTTACAAGGAAATTGGTGGTTTTTCATTATTATTACAACCATTATACTTATCATCATGATATATGTGTATACCAAAATTCCTAAACATAAACGATACAATCCCATACGTGTAACGCTTATCCTTATTATTGCAGGTGCAATAGGTAACTATATTGACCGTATTCGGTTGACTTATGTTGTGGATATGTTATATGTAAAATTAATTAATTTTCCAGTATTTAATGCAGCAGACTCTTATGTGGTGGTCGGAGCTATTCTATTGGCCATACTCATGCTGTTTAAGTACAAGGAAGAGGACTTTAGCTTTCTTAAGAGGAGCAAGGAATAA